The genomic region ATCGCTCCAGCCTCTGTAAATACGATAAATAAGCTAGCAGCTGGCATCTGTGACAATGTCTTTATGCAAACGCTAATCGCCGCCTCGCACGTACCTTTGGTTGTCGCACTAGCTGCAAATAACAATATGATAGAGCACTTCGCGACGCAAAATTCGCTTGAAATTTTAAAGAAAAACGACGCTTTAATAGTTGAGCCGGTTTTAAAAACTCTAGCTTGCGGAGATATTGGCAAGGGCGGTCTTGCAAGCCCTGAAGTGATAGTTGAAGCGGCGATAAAAAAGCTTAGCAAGCCTCTTTTTGTAGGCAAAAAAGTAGTGATCACTGGTGGCGCAACGACAGAAAAGATAGATGACGTTAGAGCCATTACAAATTTCTCAAGCGGTAAGATGGCGATGGCGATTGCAAGGGCTTTTTACTACGCTGGTGCTGATGTTACGCTACTTGCTAGCTTTGAAACCGCAAACGAGCCATTTGAGATTTTAAAATTTAGCTCAAGTAGCAAACTTTTAGAGCTTTGCAAGAGCGAGTGTGAGAGCGCAAATTTACTTGTGATGTGTGCTGCAGTAAGCGATTTTGTTCCGACAAAAATTGATGGCAAGATAAAAAAAGAGGACGTCGGCGAAATTTTAAGCTTAAGTCTAAAGAGAAATGTCGATATTTTGCAAAGCTTAAAAGAGTTTAGCTGCAAAAAGATCGGCTTTAAGCTTGAAATCTCAAGCGAGAGCGCACACAAAAACGCTAGAGCAATGCTAGAGCAAAAGGGGCTTGACGCAGTTTGCCTAAATATCTTGGGTGAGAAAAACAGCTTTGCAAGCGAGCAAAATGAGGTAAATTTCATCACGAAAAATAATGAAACTTTGCTGCCGCTTGCCTCAAAAGACGAGATTGCAGGGCGCATAGTGGAGCTAGCGGCAAATTTATGATAGAGAAAATTTCTCGCATTCAAAAAATAGCAAAAAATGCAAATTCTCCGTTAGTAGCTATAAATTCGTCACTTCCGCTTAGTATCTTAGTAAGCCAAAAGATCGGTTTTAACAGATACATTTTAAATTTTGCAAATAGAAATTTAAACACAAAAAGCGCAAAAGAGCTAAACGTAGGCTCGAAATACTGGGGCGAGGTGCAAAGCCAGGGCGAAAATATCGTCATAAAAAATTTATACGAAAAGCCAAGAATTTTAGACGAAGATGTCTTGGCTGATGGGCTAAATCTTATCGAAAATTTGATAGAAAATGAGAATTTATCGTGGTTTTATGACTATTTATTTAAAAGTCTAAGTGAAGCTAAAACAAAAGACGAGATGAAAATGCTAGCAAAAATGCTCTTTGCTCTGCAAGAAAATGTCGTGCATATACCATTTATTTATAATGGTACAAACGGCGTTTTTCAGCTAAAAAAAGAGGAGAATGATATGAAAATTTTTTTAATATTTTCAAATTTTGCTCCACTTATTTTTAAATTTAAAGATGAAGTTTTATACGAGATCGCGACCCCATTTAATAATGTAGCTAGCTTGCTAAAAAGAGAATTTAGCGCCAACATAACAGTGCAAAATGTGAGTGCTCTTTGGAGCAAAAAAGAACAAATTATTGATATAAAAGGCTAAAGATTGAATGAATTAAACCACCTTGCTATTATCATGGATGGAAATGGACGCTGGGCTAAAAAACGTGGATTTTTACGGACAAATGGGCACGAAGCTGGAGCAAATGTAGTAAGCGATATGTGCGAATTTTGTATCGATAATGGAGTGAAAATTTTAAGTCTTTATGCATTTAGCACCGAAAACTGGAAAAGACCACAAAAAGAGGTCGAGTTTTTGATGATTTTGCTTAAGAAATTTCTCATTTTAAAGCGTGCTGACTTTATAAAAAATGGGATCAAATTTAACACGATCGGCGACATTTCGCCATTTAGCGATGAGCTAAAAAACGAGATAGAAATCACCAAAAACGCTACAAGAGAGAATAAAAATTTATTATTAAATTTAGCTATAAACTACGGCTCAAAAGATGAAATCATTAGAGCTGTGAGAAAGCTAAATTTAGAAGGCTGCGAGATAAACGAAGCAAGCCTAAATGCAGCACTTGATGAGAGTGAGCCGGTAGATCTTCTCATTAGGACTGGTGGTGAGAGCAGGCTTTCAAATTTCATGCTCTGGCAGGCAAGCTACGCAGAGCTATTTTTTACGCCCACACTTTGGCCTGACTTTAGCAAGGATGAGCTTACAAGCATCGTTAGTAAATTTAAAAATATAGAGCGAAGATTTGGCGGAGTTTAGTGAGATAATGGATAATCTAGTCATCTTTTTTGCCCTTTTTGCTTTTGTTTTGGGTATTTGCGTGGGCTCATTTTCAAATGTGCTGATATATCGCTTGCCACGAAATGAGAGCATAAATTTTCCAGCTTCTCATTGCCCAAACTGCGACCATAAGCTAAATTTTTATCACAATGTTCCAATTTTTTCGTGGATATTTTTAGGCGGCAAATGTGCCTTTTGTAAGCAAAAAATAAGCCTCACCTATCCAGTGATCGAGCTAATTTCTGGGATACTTTTTCTGATCTGCTTTTTTAAAGAGTGCGGCGAAATTTTAAGTGTAGAAACACTGCTTTACGCGCTATTTTTAGGGCTTTGTTTTATAATGCTGCTAGCTCTTAGCGTCATAGACATAAGATATAAAGCCGTGCCAGATCCTCTGCTTTTTGCAGCGCTATTTTTCGCATTTATCTACGCTCTGATGCTTTTTATATTTAAAGGAAATTTTGCCCAAATTTTAAATTTATTCCTTTTTGCATTTATCTTTTGGGCGCTGAGATTTGTCGTAAGCTTTGCCATAAAAAAAGAAGCGATGGGTAGTGCAGATATCTTTATAACAGCGATCATCGGAGCTATTTTGTCAGTCAAGCTAGCTCTAGTGGCGATCTATCTTGCAGCACTTTTTACACTTCCAGTCTATGCGCTCGTTCGCAAAAAGAGCTACGAGCTAGCCTTTGTACCGTTTTTAAGCCTTGGCTTACTTATTACATACGCTTTTAAAGAGCAAATTTTAGAAATTTTAAGGTTTATTTATGAGTAGAGTAAATAGATATCTTTTGTTTAACTTCCTAGGGACTTTTGCATCGCTATTTAGTACGCTTTTTTTGATCATGTCGATCGTATTTTTCATCCAGATCGCGCGCATCACTTCCTACATTGAGATCAGCTTTGGCGAGCTTTTTAAACTCTACTCATTTATGCTTCCACGCGTGCTACTTTTTGTCGTGCCTATCGCATTTTTTGTATCACTTGCGATGACTTTTTTTAGATTATCAAAAGAGAATGAAAGTATCGTTATTTTTACGCTTGGTGGCTCACCAAATAAGATTGCTAAATTTTTCTTAATATTTTCAGCATTTTTAAGCACTGCTCTACTTATAATCGCTACCATAATGATACCAATAG from Campylobacter concisus ATCC 51562 harbors:
- the coaBC gene encoding bifunctional phosphopantothenoylcysteine decarboxylase/phosphopantothenate--cysteine ligase CoaBC — translated: MLKNKKILLAVCGSIAFYKAFEILSLLKKQGADVYVALSDGALEFCSVSGFEALSEHKILSSQTQNWQDGVNHISYSKMDLVLIAPASVNTINKLAAGICDNVFMQTLIAASHVPLVVALAANNNMIEHFATQNSLEILKKNDALIVEPVLKTLACGDIGKGGLASPEVIVEAAIKKLSKPLFVGKKVVITGGATTEKIDDVRAITNFSSGKMAMAIARAFYYAGADVTLLASFETANEPFEILKFSSSSKLLELCKSECESANLLVMCAAVSDFVPTKIDGKIKKEDVGEILSLSLKRNVDILQSLKEFSCKKIGFKLEISSESAHKNARAMLEQKGLDAVCLNILGEKNSFASEQNEVNFITKNNETLLPLASKDEIAGRIVELAANL
- the uppS gene encoding polyprenyl diphosphate synthase yields the protein MNELNHLAIIMDGNGRWAKKRGFLRTNGHEAGANVVSDMCEFCIDNGVKILSLYAFSTENWKRPQKEVEFLMILLKKFLILKRADFIKNGIKFNTIGDISPFSDELKNEIEITKNATRENKNLLLNLAINYGSKDEIIRAVRKLNLEGCEINEASLNAALDESEPVDLLIRTGGESRLSNFMLWQASYAELFFTPTLWPDFSKDELTSIVSKFKNIERRFGGV
- a CDS encoding prepilin peptidase, whose translation is MDNLVIFFALFAFVLGICVGSFSNVLIYRLPRNESINFPASHCPNCDHKLNFYHNVPIFSWIFLGGKCAFCKQKISLTYPVIELISGILFLICFFKECGEILSVETLLYALFLGLCFIMLLALSVIDIRYKAVPDPLLFAALFFAFIYALMLFIFKGNFAQILNLFLFAFIFWALRFVVSFAIKKEAMGSADIFITAIIGAILSVKLALVAIYLAALFTLPVYALVRKKSYELAFVPFLSLGLLITYAFKEQILEILRFIYE